The stretch of DNA ACGCAATTGGGGGGAGTGATGGGCAGTGCCCCCTCAATACGGTTGAACGCTTCGATCCGCGACAGAATAAGTGGTGTGCTGTTAGCCCCATGTCCACGCGTCGGAAGCACCTGGGTTGCGCTGTGTTCAACAACTACATCTACGCCGTGGGTGGACGGGATGATTGCATGGAATTGTCATCGGCTGAACGCTACAATCCGCACACAAATACATGGAGTCCCATTGTAGCCATGACGTCGCGACGTAGCGGCGTGGGGCTTGCCGTTGTCAATGGGCAGCTGTACGCTGTTGGGGGATTCGATGGCACAGCTTACCTCAAGACAATTGAGGTGTACGATCCGGAGACAAATCAATGGCGCCTCTGTGGCTACATGAACTACAGGCGCTTAGGCGGTGGAGTTGGTGTCATGAGGGCACCACAAACTGAGAATTACATGTGGTGAgagaaattcaaacaaaaaaaattccttttatttcttttttaacttttatttgttctttttccGCAGGGTTCGAAAGGATTCAGTAGTATAGGcaaaaaatggattaaaagtGAATCCATTTGatgcttcaatttatttattttaatctctcTTAGacgataaaatgaaaaagaaaagataaaatagaGATTAATCCTTTATGATGAATTTGGATGAAAGCGGAAGTCACGTAAGTACAGCATAATATAACTAATTTCCTCTCAAAGTCGTTTCATCTctgcaaaaaacaaacaaacacaaaaatagCAATAACGTCTTCACGAATCACACACAAAACACCCTTTTAATGGCACTCCTTGggggtaaaaaataaataaaataattctgccAAAATGCCCTCTTCATCTctctattaaaaaaagaaacgttgagtattataattttattctaacgcgaatagagaaaaaaaataaaattaacataaatagaaatttctcaaagaaaaaaagacgcttcaaaagatttttctctcacaacaCAAAACGTCTCATTAGATTGACTCCAAAAAGTGGATTTTTAGGTGATTCTAAGCTAAGAAGAGGAAGGTTTTCGTTGGAGGATTAGCAATTTGAATTGTAAGATGTTATGTAGCTTCtatgtgagagagagaaaaaatattattatatataaataaaatagacaaaaatatatttcattgattttttaatttattttgagccGGAAGATctttttacagagaaaatattccaatattTACGCATTAACACGTAAAAGAGCGGTAAAATACTCATAGGGATTTTTTTACGTGAGGtgtaataaaatggaaaaatgaaaaatggaaGTTGAATCGTTTAACCCTTAGACTATTTTGTTGGCCAAAGTGGCCGATTCGAGTTTTTTCAATCGCctcagaattaaaatctatttaacatttcgtgataatttctacatctatATATAGGggagtttcattacttcaatatcgtcgaaagaaaacttggaaaagtattttcttttaagagaaaataaaagtcaaagttttgaggttagaaacctcgatcctccagtgttatttaattttttattttattttaaagctttacggCCCCAGCCTTTTCATGCCACAAGGccatcctccaagtgttaaaaaaaaataaatgtcaaacattaaagaaaaaaaacttcaaaagttataaaaactaATTGTTACAATTCTAAGTTAAGTTATCAAAAACCGGtaaaaacaaacgtcaaacattaaagaaaaaaaatgtcaaacgttggagaaaattccatttattatggtccaataaaaattatacatatatgtatgtattatcattaaaagaaagaagaagtgTCAAACTATCAaatggaaaaacgtcaaacgataATATTCCgcaattatttgttaaaattaatttgtctaaGAGTTGAAtatgaaacgtcaaacgttaaagagaagattttttagattttgaaTTCATTGATTGAACCGATTGAActccaatgaaaaaaatacatttttggtaatagaaagaagaaatatcaaacgttaaaaaaagaaacgtcaaacattagaaaagaaacgtcaaacgctaaaaaaaaacgtcaaatgtacGTCGGGTTAACTagatttattacattttattacatcatttttctccacaaaatcCGACGCAAAAAACATTGACATTTCCTACGCATGGCGAGTTGTGAGATATCTGCACACGTGAGCGCGCGTCAGAGGTGAAAGCGCGTTGTGAGAGACTCGCACAAGATGTGTTATTTTGAAggtgctgctgctgcataAATATATAAGACAATGCCCGTGAATTTGTGGTGGTGTAAAAAATATGTGTGGTGTAAAAATTAGCAATTTCGAAAGTTTAATCATCATTTTTCACGATATTAAACTGTTGGGAcgttttattatatttttttgcgaGTGAAGAACAAACCATCCGGAAGGTGAGTTTATGAGGGAGATCTTCAGGGTTATGATGGGAGATGATGTAACGAGGGTTGATTTATTTGCTGTGCAGGATTTATTGTGAATCTGGGCGTGGACATGGTGTCTGTGGGAAGAGTGATTAAATATGGAATTTTCGGGACAACAATCCTCGGTAGTGGCTACAGTTTGCACGCCAATGACTACAACATCAACTCCGTGGCACTGGTGCGATTGGCTAATGCTGCCCTAGCCATCAAGGATATTGCGTGGACGTACAAGAAGCAGCTGTACTACCGAGAGTGGGACAAGACAACGGAGGAGTATGCTGCGCAGAAGAGTGTGTGCCACAAGATTGCAGCTGAGAGGCTCCTGAAGTTGATTTGCACAAATCGTGGGGTTTACATTAAGGTTGGGCAGCACATTGGGGCACTAGAGTACCTCCTACCGAGTGAATTTGTTCAAACAATGAAGATTCTCCACAGCAAAGCACCCCAGAATACCGTTGAGGTTCTCTACAAAGTCATCCGGCAGGATTTGAAGCAAAACCCCGAAGAATTGTTTGATGACTTCGAAGCTGAACCCCTGGGGACGGCATCTCTTGCCCAGGTGCATCGTGCTAAGCTGAAGGATGGTACAGCTGTTGCGGTGAAGGTGCAACATCCCTATGTGCGGGGAAATTCAATTGTTGACATGAAAACAATGGAGATTTGCTGCAAGGTGATGGCATGGATATTTCCGGATTTCAATATGCAATGGCTCGTGGATGAGTCCAAGCGGAATCTCCCCATTGAATTGGATTTCCTCAATGAGGGACGCAATGCTGAGAAGATTGCCGGGATGTTCAAGGGGTACAAATGgctgaaaattcccaaaattttcTGGAAGTACTCAACGGATCGTGTCTTGGTGATGGAGTACGTTGAAGGTGGTCAAGTGGATGACATTGAGTACATGAGACGTCATAAAATTGATCCTGTGCAAATTTCCAACTACCTCGGTGTCCTGTATGCCAATATGATCTTTGTTAATGGCTTTGTTCACAGTGATCCCCATCCGGGTAATATTCTCGTTGCAAAAACAGATAAAGGGGAAACGCAGGTGATGCTACTTGATCATGGGCTGTATTCCACACTCTCAGATCAATTTCGCTACGATTACTCCCAACTCTGGCTCAGTATCTTGCGTGTAGATCGGCTGGCAATGCGGCAGTTTAGTGAAAAATTGGGAATTCGTGGGAATCTCTATGGGATATTTGCGTGTATGGTCACAGGGCGCCCCTGGGAAGCTGTCGTGGCAGGGATAGTGCGTACAAAGCAATcaacaagagagaaaaatctaaTTCAGAAGGAAACCTCATTGGTTCTACCGCAAATTGCTGATGTACTCGAGCATGTGGATCGTCAGATGTTGCTGATTCTCAAGACAAATGATCTCATTCGGAGTATTGAGACAACACTTGGGACACAAAATCGTCAAACGGCCTTTTCCGTCATGTCCAGATGTTGCGTACAAACTGTTTTCCAGCAGAAGCATGCTCAAACCACATCCGAATGGCGAAGATTCACACTCAGGCTCCAGAGAACACTCATTGAGCTCAAAATGTCCCTCTACTATGCCTACCTCTGGGTAATGAACCTCAAATTCTGGTCATGATGCAGCAAAGTCTCATCTAAATCTATCAAGGGAAGAAGAACAAGGGATCAAGGGAAGAAGcataattatgtaaatttatgtatatatgtaaaGAAGATTGAGAGGGAAgcaaggaaagaaaaaaaaatccattttttcagcaatttgaagtttttacactttcttcccggaaagtgccataagtggctggaagttgTGCGTTCATCCTGCCCAATACATCAGGGTTTTTCTAAGGAATCTTaggaagtttcttttcaaCCCTCGGTTGATCTTTAATGTCATCTTTGGGTCAAAATCTATCCATTTAGTAAGTCCCTTTTGCAAgcacatgaaacatttttatagacTCAGATTTTGTCTCCTAAATGAACCCAAagatcagccgggtgttgaaaaggagaTTCCTAAGATCcattagaaacttcctgatgcaatgggcAGTCTTCCTGCAcaacttccagccacttatggcactttccgggaagcacatcaaaccattccgggaagaaaaatgtacaatcttgaattttctcaatctcTCTACAAATCTTTATTTACAAGCAAATTTATATTTCCTGGAGATGAGATGGTTACAGATTTCACCTTCTCATTCATCCAGCAGGTCATTAGGCTTGAAGTGATTCACGACATTTATTGTCCAGTCAGATTCCTTTCCTTTGGTGAATTCCTTTATGAATCTGTAGTTGCATATTGATATTTTGTCTCTATAATCTGGTAGGAGGCTGtgcaaaaaacaaaagagattttattttcaaatggaTTCCCGGACAAACTGAAAATGATCCCTGAATCTCACCCTAAATTAATCGGAGGAGTTTCCCCGCGTTCCTGCATATCACGTAGTCCCCGGAGAGCATGAAAAATCATTGTAATCTCCACCCAGCGCTTCTGGGCAGCTGTCTCCTCACCGGAGTCATCATCAAAGATAATGCCCACTTGGTAGGGGAAGGAGAAGTAAACATCCTCCTTAATTACCCGAATTTCATGCCTCTGTGCCACAGACATCTTCCTGATGGATGCTGTAATTTCTGTGGCACACTCTCGCGATAGCAAATCCGTGAGATCCGTTGTATCCCCATCGGAGAGCTTTGTGGAAACAGCCTGGAGAGCTTGTTTGGCACCTAAAACAAAATCCGGCATGCTGAATTCTCGGTCGATGTACGGACGTATGATGAAGTTCACAAGGATCCAATTGCGCATGGATTTGAACACGGTAGGCCACACAATCTCCGGGAAATCCATCAGGGGTGGAAGAGAACGCTTCTTTTGGTCACTTGGTGTGTCATTTGTGGACACTGCACGTGAGGAATTCCACAAAATTCCACATTGCGTGCTGCTGCGTGGCCGGGATCTGTGAATCCAGTGCACAGGTACACGTTGATGTGATCGAAAAGCCCATAAATTCCTCAACATTCTCTTTCCGGGAGTTTACACACCAATGCATTGACAACCGGACAAAACCCGGACGGATttgtgctaaaaaaaagtttttcgcGCCTAAATTTGAATTGTGAGCTGCTGCGGAAGGTGATTGTGTGTTGAATTAAAAGTGATTGtatcaccaaaaaaaaatctttttcatcaGTTAAATGCTCTTCTCCTGAATCGTTTGCAGCAGTGCGAAGGCTTTTGTTGAATTGCTTATCACCtgggaaagaatttttctttggcaagagtaaaatattggaaattaaTCGTTATATTTTCTTACCTTTGTAAAACTCTGCAGGGAGCTGTTAATGAGTGTTAATGCCGTCAACTGAACTGATCTTTGACTCCTGAGCAGGATAAGTTGATAGTAGAACCGCAATTTTGGTGGCTGTCGATACCAATGAGTTGAATACACagcaaaagcaattttctcactctaagaaaaatgttattttcaagtaaaaattcaaataaaaaatcaaattatgttAGAGATGCTTACCTCCTCAGTGATGAGACTCCCAAAAAATGTTGATATAAGAAGCTGAATAAGGGCACTCACGACAAATATTAAATCTCGCATTATTTGATTCGTCATCATGTGCTCGGAGGCTTGATACAGGACAGcacaaatgagaaaaattaaaataatataggCTACAAAGAGGGATGAACTAATAATCTCTTCCATCTTCTGGACAAAATCAATggataaattgtgaaatttcacACAGTTTATCATATTGCGCCTAGTTGCATTGGAATGATGATCTTCAATGAGGGATACACCATCATCTCCCGCAGGAAGATTTGCATCTGTTTCTGTGAGCATTTCCCGGAGATCCTGAAAGCAAGCTGACATGTGGAGGATGGCACCGAAGAAGAATGTATCCAAGCACAAGACGTAGTAGAGTGTTGTGAAGAGATTGAGGCAAACAGCAATGAAAGTGATAATGTAGCTTGGAATTGTTGATATATTCCAAGGAAATCTATTTAttgtttatgtaaaaaaaaagaattattaaatatttataaaatgacttttttttgttacttcaTTTAAGCGAAATATTCTCTTCTCAGAATGAAATGtataacatttttaatgtttaacgtattttttaaattttgacgtttctttcctaacgtttgatgtttctagTGATTGAAAATCCTCTTTTTTAAACCTCTATAGGATTCTTCGGACTGCCTAAGTCttggttttaaatttttaacactgtTTAGAGCACTTAGCAATCCTCTATGGTCGAGTCATTGCTAAATAACACCcagaaatgcaataaaaacttACTCAATTTTGATGGGTAATTGCCAACTTATTTCCTCTGCACCAACGTACATTTGATGGAGGATAATCTGCACAGGGTACACTATATAGCCAATGCATAGGCACGTCATGAATTTTCTGTAGAactttgttaaaatatttgacaaaTTATCAGCTTTTTCGTAGAATTTTCCACGCCCCATAAGAATTtctgaaagaaagaaaaaattcttaaccAATTCACCCACGAAAATGCAACCATAATACGAACTTTCATTCACATTTGCCTCCATGGCTAAGAagaatttccttattttaGTGTTGTGATACAAGAAAAGTATACAACGTAGGAATAACATAATGTATTGTGAGAATAAACTGAAAACATCAGAAAATTCAGTCATATCTTCAGAGTGAAAGAAGTAGGGATATTGAAAAAAAGCAATCCAAATCATATTTGAGAGCCAAAGAATTGTTATAATTTTGTACCACAAATTGGGATAAGATGTTGGCATTAAGcccaaaatatttaacatagtttttgtttcttttaaaatctccattttgtgttttataagcaatgaaaaaaaaagaatcacagctaaaaggacAATGAAGATTCACAAAGACTTCTTGAGGTTTTATACAAGAAGAGGAATTGAAGAAAGCTCCAATCCAATGCTTTGGGATGTGAAGCTATATTGTAATTTAtgaacaaattattaatttcttaaatttctctttaatttttatttatttgtagaTAAAtcagaaaaccaaaaaaatgaattctcattgatttttcaaacatttaacatGTTGTTTATACCCAAAAAATGAGGttgattctgataaaattctcacaagattttgacattgtatttctttatttaatcgacttttttttaaggaaaattaattttcctgggTTCTTTCAAGATCTTTTTGAATATATTCTGGAAGAACAAATTCGTTGATTTACTTTTAGAAAACGTATTCTTgcagaataccaaaaaacttaaaatttactaattccaagaaaagaaatgaaaagatttttaccaGAATCGACcccaatatatatttttaatcaaatccaAACCAAACCAAGATGTTTGATAAAATGCGAGCATATGGTAAAGTTCAAGTCAATCAAAATTGAAGTAACGAAGgattaaagagaatttaatatgAGGTTTTGTGTGAGacgttttaaatgaaaatgcaaaagcaaTTTACTTTTGattgacaataaaattatcacttaaaaattttcaaagcaatTTCCTGAAGGCAAAAACGTCTTTTGCTTGTCTGTTAAACCCTTTCAAGTCCATTGAATCAATACAATAGGTATTTGATAGGTACATAAGTTCTCCTTTTTTAGTTCAAGGTCTcaaacacattttattttttaatgaaaatttatttcaatccTAAAAGGGATTTTAAAGAACCCTACATAGCACCACATTTACTTTTCTGCCTGATAGTAGAGAGCAACACCATTGCTATCTAAATTATTGACTTCATGTGCTTGATGTGATGCAGCAGCAGCTTCAGTTGATGATATGCCTGAAACTCTGTAGCCACTGTCGTAGTCGTAATCATAATTTGTTGCATAGGTGGATGATGGTGCTGAATTGCCGTACTCATAGTTTCCCGTTGGATCAATAGCCGTGGCTTTTCTGGCACCGTAGGGATTCAATGATGCTTGGAGCTTATTAGCACCGACCACAGTGATGTCCTGATAGGGTGATGCTGGTGTTGTTGTCAAGAAACTTATTCGTGGTGCGGGGAGTGTTGTTGATTTAAGGTAGTACGATGTTGGTTGAATGATTGTTGCTGGTGTCGTTGGGGCAATGTCGGTGGATCTCGCGGATACCTCTGCAGCTGTATTGTAGCTCTGAATGTGAACATTTGGCCCGGGAACACTGTGATGGACATCACCATATGTGGGAATCGTTGGAATAGGGGATGGTGCTGGTGTTGCACTAGCATGTGGTGGTTGTCCAATGTAGAGGTTGTAGTTGAAATTTCTCGGTTGAGGCCCTTCCGGAGGTGCATGATCTGCATGGAAACCCTTGAGGTAGTTGAATGTGGGTCGTGGTGGTGGTAGAGGGGGTGGAAGGGGTTTTCCCTCATTGTACGATACATCAGCATGGTAACCATTATCATCCGCATGATACCGCACAATTTGAATTCGTCCATCAGGAAGGTGAACTTTGTAGCTTCCCCTGACAGTTCCATCCTTCTGCTGCTGACTATGGGAGAAATCATCTTTTACACTGTAGGAGAAGGCGTATTGCTTCTTGTGCGATGAGTAGTCCTATTGAGgacaagaaaaaagttttcttgataatttttattaaattttatgaaatttcagCATAAAACTCACATCATAAATATCCTCGTAGTCATATCGTCGATCTGGTAGGAATTTCTTTGGATGTCTTGCAAGGGGAACATATGCAGTTGGTAGGACATTGTTATCCTGCAACGAAAGAGAAATAAGTTGAAGGACTCCAATCCACCTTAATTCACTTATTTACTTACAATTCCTGCAAATCTTTGAAGACTTTTTTGACGATTTCTTTGTGCAACTACAGCATAGGGATGATTAGGTCTCCCACCAGGAGGAACATCCTGATTTGTTGGGGGGAACTGTATGGGTCCTTGATTGAAGATACTCGTGGAAGCTGGTTGAATTTGTCGATCAATGCGATTTGTTGATTCAAAGGGATGCGGATTGAAGTGTCGTGGTTGCAGGAAAATCTCCCTTTCGGGTGTTTCAGATTCcgttaaaatttcacatcCACTGTGTAGGACATTAAGAAGGACTACAAACTagaagaaggagaagatgaatgaaaagaataattattgaaaaaaaaaataaacgaatttCGGTCACTCACATGAATTTTCACCCAGAACATTCTCATTATTCTCAATGACCATTGAACACTTTGAGCATAGAATAATGAAAAGAACGTATTTAGTGGGtactttattgttttgtttataATCTCCCCCTTATTGGGCTTGTGAATGAAACCGTGAGTGTCTCAATTCGCACCGCGTTGCAACAATAAAAGAGTTTTATCTCTGGCGCAGAGCTATGTGCTGTTGCAATAAATActtggaggtttttttttcactcgatgttcttcacgtgaaaattttctcagcatATCAAAATGCCACATTGACATGACACGAGCATCGTGAAATCTCTTTTATGCGATGCTTTTCACTACACAACAATCCCTCGGGAGAACACGTGTGAGACTGCTTAATTACACAAatcagaaagaattttatttaaatttatttgattgattcttttgcacattttcttttctataaacTGCGACACTTTTGAAGAACTTTAAGATTCCAATAGTCTATTTATTTCTTGGATTTTGAGAAGATAAAGGAAACACTTTTTCACTA from Lutzomyia longipalpis isolate SR_M1_2022 chromosome 4, ASM2433408v1 encodes:
- the LOC129794417 gene encoding odorant receptor 10a-like codes for the protein MPTSYPNLWYKIITILWLSNMIWIAFFQYPYFFHSEDMTEFSDVFKILMGRGKFYEKADNLSNILTKFYRKFMTCLCIGYIVYPVQIILHQMYVGAEEISWQLPIKIEFPWNISTIPSYIITFIAVCLNLFTTLYYVLCLDTFFFGAILHMSACFQDLREMLTETDANLPAGDDGVSLIEDHHSNATRRNMINCVKFHNLSIDFVQKMEEIISSSLFVAYIILIFLICAVLYQASEHMMTNQIMRDLIFVVSALIQLLISTFFGSLITEESEKIAFAVYSTHWYRQPPKLRFYYQLILLRSQRSVQLTALTLINSSLQSFTKVISNSTKAFALLQTIQEKSI
- the LOC129795431 gene encoding uncharacterized protein LOC129795431, giving the protein MRMFWVKIHFVVLLNVLHSGCEILTESETPEREIFLQPRHFNPHPFESTNRIDRQIQPASTSIFNQGPIQFPPTNQDVPPGGRPNHPYAVVAQRNRQKSLQRFAGIDNNVLPTAYVPLARHPKKFLPDRRYDYEDIYDDYSSHKKQYAFSYSVKDDFSHSQQQKDGTVRGSYKVHLPDGRIQIVRYHADDNGYHADVSYNEGKPLPPPLPPPRPTFNYLKGFHADHAPPEGPQPRNFNYNLYIGQPPHASATPAPSPIPTIPTYGDVHHSVPGPNVHIQSYNTAAEVSARSTDIAPTTPATIIQPTSYYLKSTTLPAPRISFLTTTPASPYQDITVVGANKLQASLNPYGARKATAIDPTGNYEYGNSAPSSTYATNYDYDYDSGYRVSGISSTEAAAASHQAHEVNNLDSNGVALYYQAEK
- the LOC129795430 gene encoding aarF domain-containing kinase 1, with the protein product MVSVGRVIKYGIFGTTILGSGYSLHANDYNINSVALVRLANAALAIKDIAWTYKKQLYYREWDKTTEEYAAQKSVCHKIAAERLLKLICTNRGVYIKVGQHIGALEYLLPSEFVQTMKILHSKAPQNTVEVLYKVIRQDLKQNPEELFDDFEAEPLGTASLAQVHRAKLKDGTAVAVKVQHPYVRGNSIVDMKTMEICCKVMAWIFPDFNMQWLVDESKRNLPIELDFLNEGRNAEKIAGMFKGYKWLKIPKIFWKYSTDRVLVMEYVEGGQVDDIEYMRRHKIDPVQISNYLGVLYANMIFVNGFVHSDPHPGNILVAKTDKGETQVMLLDHGLYSTLSDQFRYDYSQLWLSILRVDRLAMRQFSEKLGIRGNLYGIFACMVTGRPWEAVVAGIVRTKQSTREKNLIQKETSLVLPQIADVLEHVDRQMLLILKTNDLIRSIETTLGTQNRQTAFSVMSRCCVQTVFQQKHAQTTSEWRRFTLRLQRTLIELKMSLYYAYLWVMNLKFWS
- the LOC129795433 gene encoding m-AAA protease-interacting protein 1, mitochondrial, which translates into the protein MLRNLWAFRSHQRVPVHWIHRSRPRSSTQCGILWNSSRAVSTNDTPSDQKKRSLPPLMDFPEIVWPTVFKSMRNWILVNFIIRPYIDREFSMPDFVLGAKQALQAVSTKLSDGDTTDLTDLLSRECATEITASIRKMSVAQRHEIRVIKEDVYFSFPYQVGIIFDDDSGEETAAQKRWVEITMIFHALRGLRDMQERGETPPINLGLLPDYRDKISICNYRFIKEFTKGKESDWTINVVNHFKPNDLLDE